Proteins co-encoded in one Malus sylvestris chromosome 7, drMalSylv7.2, whole genome shotgun sequence genomic window:
- the LOC126629251 gene encoding protein GRAVITROPIC IN THE LIGHT 1-like, protein MLPTGARDTQLRESNSQKVHPQPMEEAMNQNPEAVEALISKVFTNISSLKSAYIQLQAAHTPYDPEKIQAADRLVISELKNLSELKHFYRENNPSPVCVSPQDSRLSAEIQEQQILLKTYGVMVKKFQSEIQNKDAEILQLQQHIEEAKQKQAKLEKNLKLRGMSTKESEGSADENGFMPEDLTPNLFTSVFEASYKAIHDFAKPLINMLKAAGWDLDAAANSIEPSVVYAKRPHKKYAFESHICQRMFSGFQQESFSLKLDNLTVTKESSFHQYLALRDMDPLDMLGQNPDSIFGRFCRSKYLVVVHPKMETSFFGNLDQRNYVMGGGHPRTPFYQAFLKLAKSIWLLHRLAHSYDPRAEVFQVKRGSEFSEVYMDSVVKNLVMDENDEKPKVGLMVMPGFWIGGSVIQSRVYLSGVKVAE, encoded by the coding sequence ATGCTACCCACTGGAGCAAGAGATACTCAACTTCGCGAGAGCAATAGCCAGAAGGTTCACCCACAACCCATGGAAGAGGCCATGAATCAGAATCCGGAAGCTGTGGAAGCCTTGATATCGAAGGTTTTCACGAACATCTCTTCCCTGAAATCAGCTTACATTCAGCTCCAAGCTGCTCATACTCCCTATGACCCTGAAAAAATTCAAGCTGCAGATAGACTTGTAATTTCTGAGCTTAAAAACCTCTCTGAACTTAAGCACTTCTACAGGGAGAACAATCCCAGCCCAGTTTGTGTTTCTCCACAGGACTCCCGCCTATCTGCAGAGATTCAAGAACAACAAATTCTGCTGAAAACCTATGGGGTTATGGTTAAGAAGTTCCagtcagaaattcaaaataaagatgCTGAAATCCTTCAGCTTCAGCAGCATATTGAGGAGGCAAAACAGAAGCAAGCAAAGTTAGAAAAGAACTTAAAGCTGAGGGGCATGTCTACAAAAGAATCAGAAGGTTCCGCTGATGAGAATGGTTTTATGCCTGAGGATTTAACTCCCAATCTCTTCACATCGGTTTTTGAAGCTTCATATAAAGCTATTCATGACTTTGCTAAACCATTGATTAACATGTTGAAAGCAGCTGGGTGGGACCTCGATGCAGCAGCCAACTCAATTGAACCCAGTGTTGTCTATGCAAAGAGACCTCACAAGAAGTATGCGTTTGAATCTCATATATGCCAAAGAATGTTCAGTGGCTTTCAGCAGGAAAGCTTCTCCCTTAAATTGGACAATCTTACAGTCACCAAGGAGAGTTCCTTCCACCAATATCTTGCACTACGGGACATGGATCCGTTGGACATGCTTGGCCAAAATCCAGATTCTATTTTTGGGAGATTTTGCAGGAGCAAATACCTAGTAGTGGTTCACCCAAAAATGGAGACTTCGTTTTTCGGAAACTTAGATCAACGAAATTATGTAATGGGTGGGGGGCATCCAAGGACTCCGTTTTACCAGGCTTTTCTAAAACTGGCCAAGTCAATATGGCTTTTGCATAGGCTAGCACATTCTTATGATCCTCGGGCTGAAGTCTTTCAGGTCAAGAGGGGGAGCGAGTTCTCAGAGGTTTACATGGACAGTGTGGTGAAGAATTTGGTAATGGATGAAAACGACGAAAAGCCTAAGGTTGGTCTGATGGTTATGCCTGGGTTTTGGATTGGAGGTAGTGTGATTCAAAGTCGGGTTTATCTCTCTGGCGTGAAGGTTGCTGAATGA
- the LOC126630115 gene encoding uncharacterized protein LOC126630115, with amino-acid sequence MAGPSTTTIGSFISTAESNALVRLQELLSLSASQILERQGLDSVGACLNNLATDGVGVLEEAVRRVKEERQMKWKGKGEARVGGKEDLTGVGRRGEGVGFEGSGSLGEGGFNGSGSSGRGVGFDGSGSSGEGGFDGNGLLGGWGEKEVAALGFWGD; translated from the exons ATGGCTGGTCCTTCGACAACTACAATCGGGTCCTTCATATCAACGGCTGAATCAAATGCTCTTGTTAGGCTGCAAGAGCTCTTATCTCTCTCTGCTTCACAAATTCTTGAACGCCAAGGCCTCGACTCAGTTGGTGCATGTCTAAACAATCTCGCAACTGATG GGGTGGGGGTGTTGGAGGAGGCTGTgaggagggtgaaggaggaaagACAAATGAAGTGGAAG GGAAAAGGCGAGGCTCGGGTTGGGGGGAAGGAGGATTTAACGGGAGTGGGTCGTCGGGGGGAGGGGGTGGGATTTGAAGGGAGTGGGTCGTTGGGGGAAGGGGGATTTAACGGGAGTGGGTCGTCGGGGAGGGGGGTGGGATTTGACGGGAGTGGGTCGTCGGgggaaggaggatttgacgggAATGGTTTGTTGGGGGGGTGGGGGGAGAAGGAGGTTGCTGCGCTGGGTTTCTGGGGGGATTAA
- the LOC126629266 gene encoding ycf20-like protein, which translates to MIMVAAVASPTYPGNVKLPSSERVKSGVIVLDLYAMLHKPSHAFGQKLSSRCCLFCRPQPLLVNNFKRMTWSIRSSVDSSGLDPSPRNGSTGTTRLIRAIQAIQTKLGVKIRQLRRGFPMKLLFFLVGFYCATAYATVIGQTGDWDILSAAFAVVIVEGIGALMYKASIPFVKKTRNLITMFNYWKAGLSMGLFLDSFKYEFNDIFGFSNPFNFELHAFSIFW; encoded by the exons ATGATAATGGTGGCTGCAGTTGCATCACCTACCTATCCAGGAAATGTTAAGCTTCCATCTTCCGAGCGTGTCAAGTCTGGAGTTATAGTTTTGGATCTTTATGCAATGCTTCACAAACCTTCTCATGCTTTTGGCCAAAAACTCAGTTCTCGTTGCTGTTTATTCTGCAGACCTCAACCTCTACTGGTCAACAATTTCAA GAGGATGACATGGTCTATCAGAAGTAGTGTGGATAGCAGTGGGTTGGATCCATCTCCAAGAAATGGCTCTACTGGCACGACGCGATTAATTAGGGCAATCCAAGCTATTCAAACCAAGTTAGGTGTAAAAATTCGACAGCTACGGAGAGGTTTTCCAATGAAATTACTCTTCTTCTTAGTGGGTTTCTACTGTGCTACTGCTTATGCTACTGTTATTGGGCAAACAGGCGACTGGGACATTCTATCTGCCGCTTTTGCTGTGGTTATTGTGGAGGGGATTGGGGCACTCATGTATAAGGCGTCTATTCCTTTTGTAAAGAAGACTAGGAACCTGATAACCATGTTTAACTATTGGAAAGCTGGGCTTTCCATGGGTCTCTTCTTGGATTCATTCAAATATGAGTTCAATGACATCTTTGGATTCAGTAACCCCTTCAATTTCGAACTACACGCTTTCTCAATATTCTGGTAA